The following proteins are co-located in the Roseisolibacter agri genome:
- a CDS encoding ricin-type beta-trefoil lectin domain protein, translating to MIHTTANRCLNVAGGEIAPGGAVILWDCVDGETANERWTLPAVGQAGEVKVYGYLCLAAAGTEAGARLTTAWCEGQATQRWTLT from the coding sequence GTGATCCACACGACGGCGAACCGCTGCCTGAACGTCGCCGGCGGCGAGATCGCACCCGGGGGCGCGGTGATCCTGTGGGACTGCGTGGACGGGGAGACGGCCAATGAGCGCTGGACGCTGCCGGCAGTCGGGCAGGCCGGTGAGGTGAAGGTCTACGGCTACCTCTGCCTGGCGGCCGCGGGCACGGAGGCGGGCGCGCGGCTGACCACCGCGTGGTGCGAGGGGCAGGCGACGCAGCGCTGGACGCTGACGA